The Bombus vancouverensis nearcticus chromosome 17, iyBomVanc1_principal, whole genome shotgun sequence genome has a window encoding:
- the pbl gene encoding epithelial cell transforming 2 pebble isoform X4 — MEEQSVHSSISDINSEEAVRSEPLIIPRKKRICLIGAAGDDPALGAAAQQFSVPVLKSETGLEHVEDTSYCTYFILKKFEGPEYDALHKSAHRILGPTALLQLAEKKDSLPSITRPMYTQAMVGTVVVFTGFRKKDELTKLINMIHNMGGSIRKEMGAKVTHLIANCCGGDKYRYAVTFRVPIMSMEWVTALWNAKDDISSYGNNEELITTYKLKPFFGAKVCFFGFPDEEKRHMCEVLQQQGGESTEIDDPNCTHVVVDESNVNALPDLASVRAHIVKAEWFWTSVQNEGAADEKEYLFEDYLESVLSPTVSVRRDSQQAATPSTASTRRKRKRLAETLSSLVQNGADSPALHKRRSSISDAGHLSVSGSFLDCTTSPDKPLLDEVEAVNTDTSRKNLSPRHQVFLELVQTESNYVGILSTIMTLFKSPLEDLIDTTGELLNCTEAKIIFGNFPPIYEVHKKMLEELRYSTTHWMEDNSIGNIFLKFAPDLVKAYPPYVNFFENTKEMLDQCDQNKPRFHAFLKVCQTKPECGRQSLKELLIKPVQRLPSISLLLNDILKHTNKNNPDHSALELSISSIKEVMTYINEDKRKTEGQLVMFDIFNEIDNCPPHLVSSHRSFIGKCDVMELGEGLSGRGDHLVLFLFTDTLEICKKRSKAFNSLKSPNTANGLHTTKLSQGKPYKHIKMLSLSTIKKVVDIRETDECHKVFALMVRSNQELKEKLFSFTITDEEVNKTNYLRTLCRQMANTVCKADADTFLISLDSHQLEIDTSDVALGTLSKAFKFASRTRMKVGRAFSFNKTPSKLKRAMSTMMSPFGSTNSLTPASQQLAQMRLASCNNINELGNGGSGSPSRDDVLVAPMSVQPTRKAKCSSLSMASLRRL; from the exons CTCTGATTATACCACGTAAGAAAAGGATATGCTTGATTGGTGCAGCTGGTGATGATCCTGCACTTGGTGCTGCTGCTCAGCAGTTTAGCGTACCTGTTCTCAAATCTGAAACTGGTTTAGAACATGTAGAAGATACATCATATTGTACTTACTTTATATTAAAGAAGTTCGAGGGACCTGAATATGATGCTCTTCATAAAAGTGCACATAG AATATTGGGACCAACAGCACTTCTGCAGTTGGCAGAAAAAAAGGACTCATTACCTAGTATTACTAGACCAATGTATACACAAGCCATGGTAGGCACAGTAGTAGTGTTTACTGGATTTAGGAAAAAGGATGAATTG ACCAAGTTGATTAATATGATTCACAATATGGGTGGAAGTATTAGGAAAGAAATGGGTGCAAAGGTGACGCATCTCATTGCTAATTGTTGTGGTGGAGATAAGTATAGATATGCCGTTACATTTCGGGTCCCTATTATGTCTATGGAGTGGGTGACAGCATTATGGAATGCCAAAGACGATATTTCCAGTTATGGAAATAATGAAGAACtg ATTACAACTTATAAGCTAAAACCATTTTTCGGTGCAAAAGTATGTTTCTTTGGTTTTCCTGATGAAGAGAAACGTCATATGTGTGAGGTTTTACAACAACAAGGAGGTGAATCTACAGAAATTGATGATCCAAATTGCACACATGTG GTTGTAGATGAATCAAACGTAAATGCATTACCAGATTTAGCTTCTGTGAGAGCACATATCGTAAAAGCAGAGTGGTTTTGGACGTCTGTACAGAATGAGGGTGCAGCTGACGAAAAGGAATATTTATTTGAAGAT tATTTGGAATCCGTTCTATCACCAACTGTATCAGTTAGACGTGATAGTCAACAAGCTGCTACTCCAAGTACAGCATCTACAAGACGAAAACGTAAACGCTTAGCAGAAACTTTATCTAGTCTGGTTCAAAATGGTGCAGATTCTCCAGCATTGCATAAGAGACGATCCAGCATCAGTGATGCAGGACATTTAAGTGTTAGTGGAAGCTTTCTTGATTGTACAACGAGTCCAGACAAACCATTACTTGATG AAGTGGAAGCTGTTAATACAGACACCTCTAGGAAAAATTTATCTCCGCGTCATCAAGTTTTCTTAGAATTAGTACAAACAGAATCTAATTATGTTGGTATTCTCAGTACAATTATGACG CTGTTTAAATCTCCACTAGAAGATCTTATAGATACAACTGGCGAGTTATTAAATTGCACAGAAGCTAAAATTATATTTGGCAATTTTCCACCTATTTATGAAGttcataaaaaaatgttggaagAACTGAGATACAGCACTACTCATTGGATGGAGGACAATAGTATAGGTAATATATTTCTGAAGTTCGCTCCCGACCTAGTCAAGGCGTATCCACCGTATGTCAACTTCTTCGAAAATACAAAGGAAATGCTCGATCAATGTGATCAAAACAAACCACGATTTCATGCTTTTCTGAAGGTTTGTCAGACGAAACCTGAATGTGGCAGACAAAGTTTAAAGGAACTGTTAATTAAACCAGTACAAAGGTTACCCAGTATTAGTTTGTTATTAAACG ATATCCTTAaacatacaaataaaaataatccaGATCATAGCGCTTTGGAGCTATCAATTAGCAGTATTAAAGAAGTTATGACCTATATAAACGAGGATAAAAGAAAAACTGAAGGTCAATTGGTtatgtttgatatttttaacgaaattgACAACTGTCCACCGCATTTAGTTTCTTCACACCGATCATTTATTGGCAAATGTGATGTGATGGAACTTGGTGAGGGTCTAAGTGGACGTGGGGATCATTTAGTTTTGTTTTTGTTTACCGATACTCTCGAAATATGCAAGAAAAGGTCAAAGgcttttaattcgttaaaaagtcCTAATACAGCAAATGGATTGCATACAACTAAACTAAGTCAAGGAAAACCCTATAAACATATTAAGATGTTATCACTTAGTACGATAAAAAAGGTTGTTGATATTCGAGAAACGGATG aatgTCATAAAGTGTTTGCTTTAATGGTGAGAAGTAATCAAGagttaaaggaaaaattattttcatttacaaTTACTGATGAGGAAGTAAATAAGACAAATTATTTACGAACCTTGTGTAGACAAATGGCTAATACAGTGTGTAAAGCTGATGCG GATACGTTCCTGATAAGTCTTGATTCGCATCAACTTGAAATTGATACAAGCGATGTAGCATTAGGAACATTAAGTAAAGCATTTAA GTTCGCATCTCGTACTCGGATGAAAGTTGGCAGGGCGTTTAGTTTTAATAAAACTCCAAGCAAATTAAAGAGAGCAATGTCAACAATGATGTCGCCATTCGGATCCACTAACAGCCTTACTCCGGCGAGTCAACAACTTGCACAGATGCGGCTTGCTAGTTGCAACAATATTAAC GAGCTGGGTAATGGTGGTTCAGGCTCGCCATCTAGAGATGATGTTCTAGTAGCACCTATGTCGGTTCAGCCGACACGAAAGGCCAAATGCAGTTCCCTCAGTATGGCTTCGTTAAGAAGGTTGTAA